In Salmo salar chromosome ssa15, Ssal_v3.1, whole genome shotgun sequence, one genomic interval encodes:
- the LOC106572636 gene encoding prefoldin subunit 4, whose translation MAATVKKTVAVEDVNVTFEDQKKINTFARNTNRMTEFKDEIEAKKKSLQNLQDASDDLMMAEDDTLLVPYQIGDVFISHTQEETQEMLEAAKELLQQEIKDLEGKVSKIQQVLGDLKVQLYAKFGNNINLEADES comes from the exons ATGGCGGCTACCGTGAAGAAGACAGTT GCAGTTGAAGACGTCAATGTCACATTTGAAGACCAGAAGAAGATTAATACATTTGCCAGAAACACAAATCGAATGACAGAATTTAAAGATGAAATAGAAGCAAAAAAG AAATCTCTACAGAATCTGCAGGATGCCAGTGATGACCTGATGATGGCTGAGGATGACACTCTGCTCGTCCCATATCAGATTGGAGACGTCTTCATCAGTCACACCCAGGAAGAGACCCAAGAGATGTTGGAAGCTGCAAAG GAACTACTGCAGCAGGAGATTAAAGACCTAGAAGGGAAGGTGTCAAAGATACAACAGGTGTTGGGTGATCTGAAGGTCCAGCTCTATGCCAAGTTTGGGAACAACATCAACCTGGAAGCAGATGAAAGCTGA